GGATCGTCGTCATCTCGCGCGACGTCACCGAGCGGCGGCGGACGGAGGAGGCGCTGCGGGCGGCCACGGACGCGGCCGAGCGCGCCAACCGCGCCAAGAGCGAGTTCCTGTCGCGGATGAGCCACGAGCTGCGCACGCCCATGAACAGCATCCTGGGCTTCGCGCAGCTGCTGGCGCGCGCCAGCCTGGCGCAGGGCGAGCAGAAATCGGTGCAGCACATCCTCAAGGCCGGGCGGCACCTGCTGAACCTGATCAACGAGGTGCTGGAGATCGCCCGCATCGAGGCCGGCCGCCACAACCTGTCGCTGGAGCCGGTGCGCGTGGCCCCCCTGCTGGACGAGGCGCTGGGACTGGTGCGGCCGATGGCCGCGCAGTGGGGCGTCACCCTGCGCCCCGCGGTCAGCCCCCCCGACGCCTTCGTGCGGGCGGACCGGCAGCGGCTCGCGCAGGTGATGCTGAACCTGCTGAGCAACGCCATCAAGTACAACCGCCCCGGCGGCTTCGTGCAGATCACCTGCACGCCGTCCGCGGACGGGTACACGCTGCGGGTGCAGGACACCGGCAAGGGGATCCCGGAGGAAAAGGCCGACCAGCTCTTCACCCCGTTCGCCCGCCTGGGCGCCGAGGCGTCGGGGGTGGAAGGCACGGGGCTGGGGCTGGCCCTTTCGCAGCGGCTGACCGAGGCCATGGGCGGCACGCTGACGCTGGAAAGCACCGGCGCGGAGGGCAGCGTGTTCCGCGCGGACCTGGCGGGCGCGGCCGACCCGGTGGAGGCGCTGGAAGACGCCGGCGCCGCCCTCGCCCGCACCGCGGAGAGCGGCGCGCGCGAGGCCACGCTGCTGTACGTGGAAGACAACCTGGCCAACCTGAGCCTGGTCGAGACGATCCTGCTCAGCCGCCCGGGCTGGCAGGTGCTTCCGGCGCTGCAGGGCGGCATCGGCGTGGAGCTGGCGCGCGAGCACCGGCCGGACCTGGTGCTGCTGGACCTGCACCTTCCGGACATCCAGGGCGACGAGGTGCTTCGCCGCCTTCGCGCCGACCCGCGGACGGCCGGCATTCCCGTCGTCGTCATCAGCGCCGACGCCACGCGCGCCAGCAACGACCGCCTGCGCGCGCTGGGCGCCGACGCCTACCTGAGCAAGCCCATCGACGTGGACGAATTCCTGGAAACGGTGGAGCGGTTCCTTTCCGAGCGAGGTGACGCGTGAACGCGCCGGACCTTTCGTGCAGCACGCTGCTGCTGGTGGACGATGAAGAAGCCAACCTCGACCTGCTGGAAGGCATCCTGGCCGGCTCGGGGCTGGGCAACCTGCTGCGGACGCAGAACCCGTTTCAGGCGGTGGAGCTGGCGCGCGAGCACCGGCCGGACCTGGTGCTGCTGGACCTGCACATGCCGGGGATGACGGGCTTCGACGTGCTCCGGGCGCTGCGGGAGATGGAGGAGCCCGGGGACTACCGCCCCGTCCTGGTGCTGACGGCCGACGTGACGCCCGAGGCCCGCGACACGGCCCTGGGCGAGGGTGCGCGCGACTTCCTGACCAAGCCGTTCGACATCGTCGAGGTGCTGCTGCGCGTGCGCAACCTGCTGGAAACGCGGCAGCTGTACCTGCAGGCCTGCCGCGCCACGGAGGCGCGCGAGCGCATTCTGGGCGTGGTCGCCCACGACCTGCGCAACCCGCTGGCGTCCATCACCATGCAGTCGGAGATGGTGCTGCAGACGCTCTCCCCACGCTCCTCCCCGTACGTGCGCGAGGCGCTGGGCAACATCCAGCAGACCTCCGGGCAGATGTACCGCCTGGTGCAGGACCTGCTCGACGTGGCGCAGCTGGAGGGGGCGGGTGGCAGGACGACCGTCGACCTGGCCGAGGTGGACGTGCACGAGCTGCTCTGCACGGCGCGGGGGATGCTCCAGCCCATCGCCGCCGGCCGCAAGCTGACGCTGGACGTCGACGCCCCCGCCGGCCTCCGCGCCCTGGCCGACGGCGCGCGCGTAGTTCAGGTGCTCAGCAATCTGGTGGGCAACGCCATCAAGTTTACGCCCACGGGCGGACGGATCACCATCGGCGCGGCCCCGGACGGCGCGTGCGTCCGCATCTCCGTCGCCGACACGGGATACGGCATCCCGGCGGAGCACCTGCCGCACGTCTTCGGCGCGTTCTGGCAGGGCGACACGGCCGACCGGCGCGGCGCGGGGCTGGGGCTTTCCATCGCCAGCGCGCTGGTGGCCGCGCACGGCGGGCGGATGTGGGTGGAGAGCGAAGTCGGCCAGGGGACGACGGTGCACTTTACCGTTCCCGCGGCGGACGCGCTGGTCGCCGTTCCCGCGGATCGCGGCGGCCGGATGGTCGAAGTGGTCACCTCCGCCTGAGGGGTCCGATGGAGACGATCATGGGCGTGGTGGCCGCGGGGTGGTGCCTGGCGGCGGTGGTCGTCTCGTACCGCAACATCCGCGGGCTGCTGGACCAGCGCCGCGCCCGGCGCGACATGGCCGCGCACGACCCGTACGGCGAGGAGGATCGCGGGCGGGGGTGAGGAGGGCTGTCTCGCGGTCGACTGGCTTCGTCGCATGCTGCGGGAGGCCCCACCCCCAAACCCCTCCCCCGGCAAACTGCGCCGGGAGAGGGGGGACTTCGGTTGGGGTTCGACGGACTGCCTCGCATGCTGCGGGAGCCCCCTCCCCCCGGCCCCCTTCCCCCGCTGCGCAGGGGAGGGGGAGACCTGAACTGCGCTTCTGCAGATTTCGCGCACACCGACGCCCTGTCATCCTGAG
The sequence above is drawn from the Longimicrobium sp. genome and encodes:
- a CDS encoding sensor histidine kinase; its protein translation is MNAPDLSCSTLLLVDDEEANLDLLEGILAGSGLGNLLRTQNPFQAVELAREHRPDLVLLDLHMPGMTGFDVLRALREMEEPGDYRPVLVLTADVTPEARDTALGEGARDFLTKPFDIVEVLLRVRNLLETRQLYLQACRATEARERILGVVAHDLRNPLASITMQSEMVLQTLSPRSSPYVREALGNIQQTSGQMYRLVQDLLDVAQLEGAGGRTTVDLAEVDVHELLCTARGMLQPIAAGRKLTLDVDAPAGLRALADGARVVQVLSNLVGNAIKFTPTGGRITIGAAPDGACVRISVADTGYGIPAEHLPHVFGAFWQGDTADRRGAGLGLSIASALVAAHGGRMWVESEVGQGTTVHFTVPAADALVAVPADRGGRMVEVVTSA